The Pseudarthrobacter sp. BIM B-2242 region CGGAGTCAACAGATTTTCCATGGGCAGGTTCAGCTCGTCGGCCTTCTCCTGGAGGAGCGGCCTGGCCGTGGCCAGGCGCTCGGCGGCCTCGGGATCGCGGTCCGCCCATACCCGCGCCGGGGGAGGGGCGTTGGTGGGAAGGTGCAGGGGCGGAAGTTCCTCGAGGTCCCTGGCGGCGGCAATGCAGCGAAGCCAGCGGGGCGCCTCGCGCTGTGCGGCCCTGCCGTGGAAACCCTTTGTGCCCAGGAGCTGCGGCACGGTGGTGGGCATGGCCTTGGCGGCGGAGACCAGGGCGGAATCGGGAATCAGCCGGCCCGGGGCAACATCGCGCTTCTGTGCCAGCGAATCGCGCTCGAGCCACATTTCGCGGACTGCCGCCAGTTGGCGCCGGTCGCGGATCTGGTGGAGCCCGGAGGTCTTGCGCCACGGATCAACCCTGGGCGGAGCGACTCCTGCCGCCAGGATGGCGGCGAATTCCTGTTCGGCGTATTCCAGTTTGCCGTCCGCCTGAAGCAGCTCAATAAGTTCTTCGCGCAGTTCGGTGAGCACTTCCACGTCCAGGGCGGCGTAGCGCAGCCACGGCTCAGGGAGGGGCCGGGTGGACCAGTCAGCGGCTGAATGTTCCTTGGCGAGGCCGAATCCCAGCAGCTGTTCGATGACGGCGGCCAGCCCGACGCGCGGCAGGCCGGCAAGGCGCGCAGCCAGTTCGGTGTCGAAAAGTCTGTCCGGCCACATGCCGAGCTCAAGCAGGCAAGGGAGGTCCTGGCTGGCTGCATGCAGAATCCATTCCACACCCTTGAGCGCATCGTTGATGATGGCCAGGTTTTCGAACGGTTCAGGATCTATCAGCCACGTGCCGGAGCCTTCGCGGCGGATCTGGACGAGGAAGGCGCGCTGGCCGTACCGGAACCCTGAGGCCCGCTCGGCGTCAACCCCTGCAGGCCCGGTACCGGCTGCGATGGCTGCCGCGCACCGCTCCAGCCCGGCCTGCGTTTCGATGACCAGGGGCACACCGTCGCGGGGTGAATCAAGGTCAATGACAACGGGGACCTGGCTGTCGAAGCCCTCCACGGAGATGTGGGAAGTGGGTTCAGCAGCCGGAGCGCCGGCTGTGGTGTTATCCGGAATGTGAGGGGTCATGATGCGTTTAGTTTACCGACTCTATGTCCGGGACCGGGTCAGTCCTAGTTCCGGCGGCGGCGCGGAAGGGCGGAGACGCCGTCTGGTAGCGGGGGGAGGCCGGCAAACGTGCACACCATGTCGGACCACGCCTCGAGGTGCGCCGTGATGTCGGAGGACGCAGGGGTCCAGGAGGCGCGCAGCTCGATGTCTATCGAGCCGGGCCGGTCGGAGAGCGTGCCGAAGCTTTCGGACAGGACGCGTGTGGCAGTCCCGCCGGCTGCCCGGTAGGGGGCCTTGTGGTTTTCGAGGGCTTCAACCAGCCAGGTCCAGGCCACGGTACCGAGCATCTCGTCGTTGCCCATCTCGGGCTCGAGCTGCGCCCGGATGTAGGTGACGATGCGGAACTCGCCGTCCCACACCGCGGAGCCGTCGGGGTCGTGGAGCAGGATGAAGCGGCCGGTGGCCAGTTCGGTGGCGTCGTCGTCTTCCGTGCCTGACGCCGCGGCCAGCGCCATGGCTGCGGGGCCGTGGACGGGAGTGGTGCCGCTGCCCGGACCCGGCGCCATGACTTCGGCGCCGAGTGCCACGGCGAACGGCGCCAGCCGTGCGGGCGCCGGAATTTCCGCCAGCCGGAGTTCACTGCGGCAGCGGGCCTTCCTGAGGGTTCCCAAGGCGTGGAGAAATTCCGGGGGAACCTGGGCGAGTGAGTTCACCATCGCAGATTACGCACCAGGAGCGGGCAGGCAGTGCAGGCTCGCCGTCGGCCGGTCATGCTACCTCGCGGCCCTGCCTTCGTTGTGGGACGCAAGTTCCTGGCGGATGGCGGCCACAAAGGCGTCAATGTCCTCTTCGCTCGTGTCAAAGGAGCACATCCAGCGGACCTCGCGGGCGGCCTCGTCCCAGTCATAAAAGCGGAAGGACTCCCGCAACCTGTCCGCCACCCCGGCCGGCAGGACCGCGAAGACGCCGTTGGACTCCGTCTTCTGCGTGGGCTCCACGCCGTCGATCGTCTCCACCGCAGCCCGGAGCCGGGCGGCCATGGCGTTGGCGTGCGCCGCCGACCGGAGCCACAGATCGCCCTCGAGCAGGGCAATGAACTGGGCGGAGAGGAACCTCATTTTTGAGGCAAGCTGCATGTTCATCTTGCGGAGGAACACCAGGCCGTGCGCGGCTTCAGGGTTCAGGGCCACCACCACTTCGCCGTAAAGCAGCCCGTTCTTGGTGCCGCCGAAGGAGAGGATGTCCACGCCGGCGTCGCGCGTGAAAGCCCGCAGCGACACGCCCAAATGCGCGGCCGCATTGGCCAGCCGCGCCCCGTCCATGTGCAGTTTCATGCCCCTGGAATGGGCGTGCTCGGCAATGGCGCGGACTTCGTCCGGGGTGTAGCACGTACCCAGCTCGGTGGTCTGGGTGATGGAGACAGCCAAGGGTTGCGCGCGGTGCTCGTCGCCGAAGCCCCAGGCTTCGCGGTCAATCAGCTCCGGGGTCAGTTTGCCGTCGGGAGTCGGGACATGCAGCAGCTTGATCCCGCCGATCCGCTCGGGGGCGCCGTTTTCGTCCATGTTGATGTGCGCCGTGGAGGCGCACACCACTGCGCCCCACCGGGGGAGCAGGGACTGGAGGGACAGGACGTTGGCGCCTGTGCCGTTAAAGACCGGGAAGCATTCAATGCCGGCGCCGAAGTGCTCTTCCATTAATTCCTGCAGGCGGGCGGTGTAGTCGTCCTCGCCGTAGGACACCTGGTGTCCTTCGTTGGCGGCCGCGAGGGCAGCCAGCACTTCGGGGTGGACGCCGGAGTAGTTGTCCGACGCGAAGCCGCGGACGGAGGGATCATGCAGCCGGGCGGCGGTGTCGGGTGCGGTCCGGGGGGCGGCATCTGCCGTGGTTGTCATTGCTTTGCTCACGTTCTCAGTCTAGGGAGGTCAGATCCGACGGCGGGGCCCGGGAATCAGGTTCAGGTGGCCAGGCGCAGGCGCCGGCCGTTCAGTTCGGGTGCGGGAGTGCGGAAGAGTCTGACGACGGCGGCCCCCAGATCCTTGACGTCTGTGGCCCCTGGGAAGGAGCGTTCAGGGTGCGCCTGCCGCTGTTCTGCGTCCACCAGCGCCTTCACCACCAGGACGACGGCGGCGCTGCCCAGCTCCCTGCCCTCGCCCGCGGCCGAGCGGGACAGTCCGTCCGCCATCGCCATGGTCCACGCCTCCGCGGCAGCCTTGGCCGCCACATAGCTGGCCGTCGCCGCTGTGGGCTGCTCAACCGCGGTGGAGGATACGATGGCAAACCTTCCCGCGCTGGAGGCGGCCAGGTCATCGAAGAAAACCCGCGACACATTCCGCACCGTGGTGACGGCCCCGCGGTGCAGGAACTCCCAGTCGGCGTCACTCTGGTCCGTGATGCCCTTCGCGCCGCGCCAGCCACCCACGAGGTGGATCACAGCGTCCATCCGTCCGGCAGCGGCCGCGAGGGCCTGCCGGAGGGCGGTGACATCGGCCAGGTCTGCGAGGTCGCACACGAGGGGAGTGACGCCGTCGCCCGCTTTTGCTGCGGCGGCAGCGATCCGCGCCTGGTCAGAGCCCACGGTGAACACCCGGAATCCTGCCTCCTGCAACGCGCGGGCCACCGCGACCCCGGAGGGTCCGCTGCCGCCGGTGACCAGCACGTTCAAGGGACTGTCCTGGCTCACAGGGCGGAGGTTCCGGTGATGCCCGCCGTGGATTCGATGACCGGGCGCATTTTCTTCTCCAACGCCTCGTAGAACATGGACAGCGGGAATTCGTCGTCCAGAACCTGATCCGTCAGGCCGCGCGGCGGCCCTGATACGGGGAGCGCGTCCGGGCCCTTGGCCCACACTGATGCGGGGCTGGGCGTGACGGTGTTGGAAATCAGTTCGTAGGCAGCAAGCCAATGGGCGGTCTTCGGGCGGTCAATGGAGCGCCAGTAAAGGTCATCAATCGCTGACCCGAGGGCGATGACGGCGTCCGGCACCTGGTCCCAGTCGATGCGGAGGCGGGTGTCCGTCCAGTGCAGGACGTGGTGCTGGTGCAGCCAGGCGAACAGCAGTTGCCCGCCGAGGCCGTCGTAATTGCGGACGCGGCTGCCCGTGATCGCAAAGCGGAAGATCCGGTCGAAGATGATGGCGTACTGCACCAGCTTCGCGTGCCTGCGGGCTTCCGGCCGGGCGTCGTCGTCCTTTTCAATCCGGACCGATTCCCGGAACGCGGTGAGGTCGCAGCGAAGTTCCTCCAGTGAATACAGGAAGTAGGGCATCCGCTGTTTGATCATGAAGGGGTCGAACGGCAGGTCGCCGCGCATGTGTGTCCGGTCATGGATGAGGTCCCACATCACGAACGTGGCCTCGGCCAGTTCCTGGTCTGCCAGGAGCTCTGCGGCGCCGGCCGGGAGGTCCAGCGAGGTGATGTCCGCCGCCGCCTTCAGGACCCGGCGGAACCGGGCTGCCTCGCGGTCTGCGAAAATCGCACCCCAGGTGAAGGATGGCGTTTCCCGTACGGCCACGGTTTCCGGGAAAAGCACGGCCGAGTTCGTGTTGTAGCCGCGGGTGAAGTCCAGGAACCGGATGGGGACAAACAGCTTGTTGGAGTAGGCCCCGGCCTCCAGTTCAGCCACGAACTCCGGCCAGATCACCTCGACCAAGACGGCCTCCACCAGCCTGCTGCTGCTGCCGTTCTGGGTGTACATCGGGAAAATGACAAGGTGTGACAGCCCGTCGTGACGCTGCAGCTGCGGCTGGAAGGCCAGCAGCGAGGCCAGGAAGTCCGGCACGCCGAAGCCGCCGTTTTCCCATGCCTCGAAATCGGCGACGACGGCGTCAAGGTAGGCGGCGTCGTGCGGGAAGAGCGGCGCCAGCTCGGCAATGGCCTCGGTGATGGCGGCGACCTCGACGGCGGCGGCAGCGTGGTTGACCGCGTCAGGCACTGACCCGTCCTGGCTCTGCAGTGCCTGCAGCGATTCGGCGGCAGCCTTGAGCCGGTGCCAGGCGGGAAGCCCGGCGGTGATGGTTATGGGGGCGCCGGTCATGGTGACGGTCATGTGCGACTGCCTTTCTCGTTGCGTGGGCATCTACGGCGAGCGTAGCAAGCAACCAGAGTCCCTAACTCAAATTCCGCCTGAGCATAAGAAACTCTCATGCTCAGGGCACTTGTCAGCAGCACCAGGGATAGCCCGGCACCCGGCTGGCAGGATCAGGACACCGCGGAATCGCCGTCGTCAACGCTGCGGGGAACCAGCTTCAGGGATACCGAGTTGATGCAATAGCGCTGGTCAGTGGGCGTACCGTAGCCCTCACCCTTGAACACGTGGCCGAGATGGGAGTCGCAGTTCGAGCACCGAACCTCCACGCGTTCCATGCCGAGCGTCCGGTCATGGATGTACCGGACTGTCCCGTCCGCCAGCGGTGCCCAAAAGGACGGCCAGCCGCAGTGGGAGTCAAACTTCTCGTTGCTCCTGAACAGTTCAGACCCGCAGGCACGGCACTGGTAGACACCCTCCGTGTGGGTGTCCACGTACTCGCCGGTGAAGGGACGCTCGGTACCGGCCTGCCGCAGCACGCGGTACTCCTCCGGCGTCAGTTCCTGCCGCCACTCATCATCCGATTTCCGGACGGCGGGTTCCGGTACGTCGGTGCCCACGTCCAGGGACGACGCAGGGATGGAGTCGGTGGCTTTGTTCCCGAAAACGCTCTTTCCAAAGATGCTCATGGTGTGCTCAACGCTCAGGAGTCGCCGATAAATCCCGAGCCGGCATAAAGATGCAGCACGGGGAGGCCCAGCTGGGCCTGGGCTTTGTTCGCCCAGTCTGTGTGGAACGTGTCCGCCACCGCATGGGGCCGGGTAATCACAACGGCCTGGGCAGCCCCCAGCTGCTTGACCTTCGCCACCAGCCCATTGACGGCGCCGCCCTCCACAATCTCACCCGTGACTCCACCGCCCAGGCCTTCAAGGGCTGCCAGCGAGACGGCGAGCGTCTCGGCTGCCTCGGCCCGTTCAACGCTGGGGTCCGGGGCATGCGCGGTCAGCTCACGGAACGCCTTGGCGACATCCAGCAAGGACAGGTTCTCAAGGAAATCCACCAGCAGATGCCGCTCGGTGTTCCCTGGGACCAGGAGGACCAGGGGGATGTCCTGCCCGTCCACCAGCCGTTGAATGTTGACGCGGTCATCCGCGCCCAGGGGCTCTTCAGTCAGAATGACGATTGGATCGCTCATGGCATCAGCCTAGTCGTGCGCATGGGCACCCCGCACTCATTTGGGCGGGGCAACCGGTGAAGTGTCGATTGCCCCGGGTTCATCCGCCGCCGGCCCGGGAATGGGCCGCCACGGGCAGTGGAATAGGGCCAATGCGGCCGCGGCGGTAAGAATGGTTCCATGGCACCTTCCACGCGCACTCCAACGTTGACGGCGAATCCTCCGCAGGCGGACGGCCGCATGTCGCTGCGTGCCAAGTGGGCTGTGGGGGGCGCCATTGGCGGCGGGGCCCTGGCCGGCCTGCTTGCAACGGGGTCTTCCGCACTGGCGCTGTATTTCGCCCGGCGGGTGATCACGCCGGTGCGGCAGCGCGTTGCCGACCAGGAAGTGCTGGCCGTCCTCCGTGATGGCGATGCCATGCAGGTCATACTGGCAGCCACGCCGGAGACGACCGTTGACGGTGTGTATGGCTTCTTTTTCGACGGCGGCAAAGGGCACGCGCGGATCGGCCGGATCGTTTCCTACGCGCCCGCTGACGGGACAGTCCTGCGTGAGGTGGAGGCCGTCTACGCCGGCGACTTCGACACCGCCCGCCGCGGGTGGTGGAGCGGCGCGCTCTATCCGGATCCTGACGCTGCCGGCATCGCCGCAGAGGACGTCCTGATCCCGGTGAATGGCGGCCAGGCTCCGGCATGGCTGGTACCGGCAGAAGGCGCCGCGAAAACCTGGGCCATCATGGTGCACGGCCGCGGCGCAACCCGCCAGGAGGCCCTGCGCGCTGTTGGGCCGGCCCGGGAACTGGGCCTGACCAGCCTGCTGGTCTCCTACCGGAACGACGGATTGGCCCCGTCGGCCGACGATGGCCGGTACGGCCTGGGATCCACTGAATGGCATGATGTGGAAGCCGCCATCGACTATGCCCTGGAAAACGGCGCCGAGGAGATCGTGCTTTTTGGCTGGTCCATGGGCGGTGCCATTTGCCTGCAGACGGCCGATCTCTCGCGTCACCGCCACCTGATCCGGGCCATGGTTTTGGACGCACCCGTCATCAACTGGGTCAACGTCCTGGCGCACCATGCGCAGCTGAACAGGATTCCGTCGCTGGTGGGCCGCTACGGGCAGCTGATGCTGGGACACCCGCTGGGCCGCAGGCTGACGGGCCTGTCCGCCCCCGTGGACCTCAAGGCCATGGACTGGGTGGCACGCGCCGTCGAGGTCCGGACACCCACCCTGATCATCCACAGCGTGGACGACGAGTACG contains the following coding sequences:
- a CDS encoding HRDC domain-containing protein, yielding MTPHIPDNTTAGAPAAEPTSHISVEGFDSQVPVVIDLDSPRDGVPLVIETQAGLERCAAAIAAGTGPAGVDAERASGFRYGQRAFLVQIRREGSGTWLIDPEPFENLAIINDALKGVEWILHAASQDLPCLLELGMWPDRLFDTELAARLAGLPRVGLAAVIEQLLGFGLAKEHSAADWSTRPLPEPWLRYAALDVEVLTELREELIELLQADGKLEYAEQEFAAILAAGVAPPRVDPWRKTSGLHQIRDRRQLAAVREMWLERDSLAQKRDVAPGRLIPDSALVSAAKAMPTTVPQLLGTKGFHGRAAQREAPRWLRCIAAARDLEELPPLHLPTNAPPPARVWADRDPEAAERLATARPLLQEKADELNLPMENLLTPDYLRRVAWRPPAVITEENVATELRALGAREWQVSLAAPIITEAFLNPQPLPPKEAKAAATAE
- a CDS encoding DUF3000 domain-containing protein, whose protein sequence is MVNSLAQVPPEFLHALGTLRKARCRSELRLAEIPAPARLAPFAVALGAEVMAPGPGSGTTPVHGPAAMALAAASGTEDDDATELATGRFILLHDPDGSAVWDGEFRIVTYIRAQLEPEMGNDEMLGTVAWTWLVEALENHKAPYRAAGGTATRVLSESFGTLSDRPGSIDIELRASWTPASSDITAHLEAWSDMVCTFAGLPPLPDGVSALPRRRRN
- a CDS encoding low specificity L-threonine aldolase, whose translation is MTTTADAAPRTAPDTAARLHDPSVRGFASDNYSGVHPEVLAALAAANEGHQVSYGEDDYTARLQELMEEHFGAGIECFPVFNGTGANVLSLQSLLPRWGAVVCASTAHINMDENGAPERIGGIKLLHVPTPDGKLTPELIDREAWGFGDEHRAQPLAVSITQTTELGTCYTPDEVRAIAEHAHSRGMKLHMDGARLANAAAHLGVSLRAFTRDAGVDILSFGGTKNGLLYGEVVVALNPEAAHGLVFLRKMNMQLASKMRFLSAQFIALLEGDLWLRSAAHANAMAARLRAAVETIDGVEPTQKTESNGVFAVLPAGVADRLRESFRFYDWDEAAREVRWMCSFDTSEEDIDAFVAAIRQELASHNEGRAAR
- a CDS encoding SDR family oxidoreductase, whose product is MSQDSPLNVLVTGGSGPSGVAVARALQEAGFRVFTVGSDQARIAAAAAKAGDGVTPLVCDLADLADVTALRQALAAAAGRMDAVIHLVGGWRGAKGITDQSDADWEFLHRGAVTTVRNVSRVFFDDLAASSAGRFAIVSSTAVEQPTAATASYVAAKAAAEAWTMAMADGLSRSAAGEGRELGSAAVVLVVKALVDAEQRQAHPERSFPGATDVKDLGAAVVRLFRTPAPELNGRRLRLAT
- a CDS encoding DUF6421 family protein, whose protein sequence is MTVTMTGAPITITAGLPAWHRLKAAAESLQALQSQDGSVPDAVNHAAAAVEVAAITEAIAELAPLFPHDAAYLDAVVADFEAWENGGFGVPDFLASLLAFQPQLQRHDGLSHLVIFPMYTQNGSSSRLVEAVLVEVIWPEFVAELEAGAYSNKLFVPIRFLDFTRGYNTNSAVLFPETVAVRETPSFTWGAIFADREAARFRRVLKAAADITSLDLPAGAAELLADQELAEATFVMWDLIHDRTHMRGDLPFDPFMIKQRMPYFLYSLEELRCDLTAFRESVRIEKDDDARPEARRHAKLVQYAIIFDRIFRFAITGSRVRNYDGLGGQLLFAWLHQHHVLHWTDTRLRIDWDQVPDAVIALGSAIDDLYWRSIDRPKTAHWLAAYELISNTVTPSPASVWAKGPDALPVSGPPRGLTDQVLDDEFPLSMFYEALEKKMRPVIESTAGITGTSAL
- the msrB gene encoding peptide-methionine (R)-S-oxide reductase MsrB; this encodes MSIFGKSVFGNKATDSIPASSLDVGTDVPEPAVRKSDDEWRQELTPEEYRVLRQAGTERPFTGEYVDTHTEGVYQCRACGSELFRSNEKFDSHCGWPSFWAPLADGTVRYIHDRTLGMERVEVRCSNCDSHLGHVFKGEGYGTPTDQRYCINSVSLKLVPRSVDDGDSAVS
- a CDS encoding S9 family peptidase; amino-acid sequence: MAPSTRTPTLTANPPQADGRMSLRAKWAVGGAIGGGALAGLLATGSSALALYFARRVITPVRQRVADQEVLAVLRDGDAMQVILAATPETTVDGVYGFFFDGGKGHARIGRIVSYAPADGTVLREVEAVYAGDFDTARRGWWSGALYPDPDAAGIAAEDVLIPVNGGQAPAWLVPAEGAAKTWAIMVHGRGATRQEALRAVGPARELGLTSLLVSYRNDGLAPSADDGRYGLGSTEWHDVEAAIDYALENGAEEIVLFGWSMGGAICLQTADLSRHRHLIRAMVLDAPVINWVNVLAHHAQLNRIPSLVGRYGQLMLGHPLGRRLTGLSAPVDLKAMDWVARAVEVRTPTLIIHSVDDEYVPFEPSALLAERNPDMVTFEAFSGARHTKEWNVDPEHWENLITAWLRTRLAPRTNPGQRRPEDA